One Nymphaea colorata isolate Beijing-Zhang1983 chromosome 12, ASM883128v2, whole genome shotgun sequence genomic window, TCCCTTTTATGCTTTGATTCACTTGCTCTTCCAAACAATAGCGTCAACAATTCCTTGCGTTAAGCTATATTTTTTATGGAGAAACTATTCAAAGCGGagttcatatcatgaaaccCATTAATTACCACTGAAATTTAAAGTGCCTTTatgacaattttctttttcaaatttctcaGTTTCTCTCACTCCCTTCCCTTTTTCAAGCGTAAGGTGCAAACCCACTGGGGCAGGCCCTGTCTGCTGTATACTGAAACCACTCTAAGCGGCATGTTGTCTAGGAGGAGGTGTCATTTCTCTCATATATATCCATCTTTATATTTTCGCAATGTCTAGATAGAAATATAATTGATACATTAATGTTACATAAGAAATTTGTGACTTTAGTTTTGTAGATAACACCTTCAAACCTTCACAACTTCACATCTATTACTGGGCCCTCCTCAGCGTACGTCTTGTTGGTCTTCAACTCACCTGACCTCTGCAACTCCACATCGAGGCCACTTGGTTCGACCCGGTACACGTAGTACTTCGAGGCCACGAGAAAGTAAATGAAGTTGAGTGCACTAACCACGGCCAACAACCCAAAGTATTTGTCCAATCGGGAAACATTGAGGTTGTTCCTGATCCAACCCCCTCTCCCGCCATGTCTGGTCACCTTGGACACAGTCTTGAGGAGGAAGCTGCTGAAGAAGTTGCCAACTCCAAGCGTGCTCGTAAAATAGGAAGTGCCCAAGCTCTTCATCGATTCCGGCGCTTGATCGTAGAAGAACTCAATCTTGGCGACTTCCACGAAGGTGTCAGATATTCCGATCAAGGCAAACTGGGGGAGCAGGATGAAGATGGACAGGGGAAGCGGATCCTTGCTGTTCTGGAGACCATGGTGCCTCACGTAGCTGAGCCTCTTCTTCTCAACGAGACTGGAGATGAGCATTATGATTATGTGCATGAACAGTCCGGCACCGAGCCTCTGCAACATGGTGATCCCCCTCTTGTTTTTGGTGTATTTCCTGGCGAAGGGGACGAACCATCGGTCATAGATGACGAGGCTGATGAGCATGAAGATGGTGATGAAGGCGACGAGGCTAGCCGGAGGGATTTTGAAGTGGGGTCCCATGCTTCTGTCTAGAGTGGTGCCTTGCTTGATGAAGAGCGTGTGGCTTTGGGCGATGATGGTGTTGGGGATGAAGGAGGCAAGGAAGATGGGGATCATCTTTATCATCTGCTTCGTCTCCTCAATTTGGGTGACTGTGCAGAGACTCCACCTGGTGGCTGGGCCGACCCTTACGGCTGCCTTGCTAAGAGACCTGCATGTCACAATTTGAGATCAGAGGAACAACATATTATCATAACATATAACTTGCTATATGTTGGTACTTGAACAGAGTCAGCCATCAATAGGAGGCTTGTTCCTGAACATGGCCTTTACTAAGGTCTAGAGCTGCAGTGAAGCAGTGATGTCTGTTGTGCATGCCAATTAGACACTGATTTCACCTCTTTGGCACAAAAGAGGTGACACCTATGCCACTCAAACTAGGGACCTGCTGCCCACCAGCCTGTTAGGAGAATTTAATTTGAGAGGCCATCATATAGGCCCAAGGGAGAATGCAACGTTGGTGTGCATCTTGCACCAATAATGAACACCTAGACATGCTACTTTAGTGTGACAATTGCAGCATAGCTGTCAGCATCGTTAATTGCTTATGTAGCTATGCTTCATAAGAAGAATTTATTTGGCTATTAGAGTTTTGTGTGAGTAGGAGTCAAAGCTCCCATTCAATTTCTTATCCTTTTACAATACAATACAAGACTTGCTTTTGGTGTCTCAGAATACCACTATTGTTGTACTTTAACTTATGCGTCAGTAACACAACCGCTCCCCCCTCTTTTTTTTACGTCCTGAGGATCAAAAAGGAAATTGGCTGTGTAGCATATCTCATCCCTACTGTTGTGTCAAACCCCTAACTCTTTATAGTaaacatctttaaaaaaaaaaagattgaggCCAAACTTACTTAAGGCTTGAGGTTGATTCCATTGGAGACATCCCAATTTTGACATACTCTTCTTCGTGCAACTCATGAAGCTCTTTAGGATCACTTGGCAAAGGGGCCTTCCATTTCCTAGTGGCAGCAACCAGAACCCTACCCATCTTAGCAAAGGGGCTATCCGTTGGCCTTTTGTGCCTGTAAAATGGACTGCCTACCAGGAACACCAGAATTGAGATGGTCAGCCCGAGCGTGGGTATCCCATAGCCTAGGCTCCATCCAACATTGTCTTGGATGTAAACTAAAAATGTGTTGGCAAAAAGGGTCCCAAAGAAGATGCTGAACATCCACCAGTTGAAGAAGGAGAGCTTTTGCTTGCGCTCCCTTGGCTCAAATTCGTCGAACTGGTCTGCGCCCATGGTCGAGATGTTGGGCTTGGTGCCTCCGGTGCCCAGTGCAACTATATAGAGGGCAAGGAAGAAGACACCAACCTGCAACGAACTGGCGCGGCACTCGCCCTCTTGGTCGTGGCAAGGAGATGGCTTCAGTTTTGGGACTGAAACAGCTAGTGTTAATAACACCAGCCCCTGTTTAGTCAGTTCATTGAAGTTCAGTACTTGCTTGAGAAATTATGTACTACAAAGAAAAGCTTAACTAGTATGAAAATTCCTGAACTTGGGCATGGGAATGGAAGTCACGAAGTCATTCTTGTTCAATTAAGACATGTCTCTCTAGTTACTTCAAGTGAATTCAACATTTTAGTATCTTAGGATTATCTAGATGTGCCCTAAATTGAGTTAGAtcatataagtttttttttttttgtgaacgGGGAGTTTGTGAAGCCCACCCTTCATTCCTCGGTCTGTGGGGTTCAAAGCTTGCTTTGGGATCAAGATGGTCTAAGAGAGTGGTTGCTCAAGCGACGCGACAGCCACGGGAATTGCTACATCAACCCTCTTTATGTGTGCAGCACACCCCACCCAGTTGCACTCAGTAGCGGAGTTACTTGTTGGTtggggtgggccactgcccatgccagttcatcaaaaaattcattatattatattaacttcacattgttatgactctaaaattttatgcaatgcCCACATCAAAGTTGTGTCATCAATGCAAGTGTCCCACGGacaaaaaatcttggctccccCACTGGTTGCACTACACCCTTAGGGCTGAGTTAGATAAGAGGGTTACCATGAGGTAGATGATGGATGAGATGACGAATGTCCAAAAGCGTCCGAGGTGTGCGTCTGCGATATAAGCTCCCAAGATTGGGGTCATCCAAACGGTGCCCACCCAATTGGTGACATTATTTGAAGCAGTAACAGTGCCTTGGTGAAGCTGTGTAGTGAGATAGAGTATAAGATTTGTTGAGATCCCATAGTAAGCCAATCTCTCAAACACCTCATACCCTGCACGAAATAAGAGCAATTGAAGACCAGGCTCGAATATGTTGAGCACGTACCCTACAGGTCGTGTAATGCCTCTTGATGCATGGTAGATTACATGTTGTAAGAACTCCATGCAGTTGTTCTAAAAAAAGCATAATATGATTATATTTAGTTTtcagtttttaaatttaaaatcaacATCTATAATCACATGGCAGTTTTATAAACGTTTTATTATTGTCAAACACCTTCTCATGAGCTCAATTTGCTACTCCAAACTCTTTTTTCCGGAACGTGATACCTGATGCCTTctttcctttgatttttctttttt contains:
- the LOC116265488 gene encoding protein NRT1/ PTR FAMILY 5.2-like; this encodes MEMSEAVGLAEAKNPPAADANGGRYTKDGSVDIKGRPILRSKTGGWKACSFIVGYEVFERLAYYGISTNLILYLTTQLHQGTVTASNNVTNWVGTVWMTPILGAYIADAHLGRFWTFVISSIIYLMGLVLLTLAVSVPKLKPSPCHDQEGECRASSLQVGVFFLALYIVALGTGGTKPNISTMGADQFDEFEPRERKQKLSFFNWWMFSIFFGTLFANTFLVYIQDNVGWSLGYGIPTLGLTISILVFLVGSPFYRHKRPTDSPFAKMGRVLVAATRKWKAPLPSDPKELHELHEEEYVKIGMSPMESTSSLKSLSKAAVRVGPATRWSLCTVTQIEETKQMIKMIPIFLASFIPNTIIAQSHTLFIKQGTTLDRSMGPHFKIPPASLVAFITIFMLISLVIYDRWFVPFARKYTKNKRGITMLQRLGAGLFMHIIIMLISSLVEKKRLSYVRHHGLQNSKDPLPLSIFILLPQFALIGISDTFVEVAKIEFFYDQAPESMKSLGTSYFTSTLGVGNFFSSFLLKTVSKVTRHGGRGGWIRNNLNVSRLDKYFGLLAVVSALNFIYFLVASKYYVYRVEPSGLDVELQRSGELKTNKTYAEEGPVIDVKL